In Caproicibacterium amylolyticum, a genomic segment contains:
- a CDS encoding ABC transporter ATP-binding protein, whose product MTLQNNISVEHLGKKYSNFHLSDISFTVKPGQIVGLIGENGAGKTTLISLLLNQIQRDTGEVKYGEEDIMDAKAEIKNQIGIVQDDIFFYDKLNAQDISRILKRIYTNWSLKIYNSFLKKFNLPIDKPICNYSKGMKTKLLLSTALCHQAKYLILDEVTSGLDPVVRHEVMTMLREYANRGNSVFFSTHITSDLEGFSDKVIFLHHGKIIFDEFTENLNTKQMIIECSEEEMQSIPAQFLESTLKVGNKYHALITSDFPKEQYHFPIKIASLDDIMLMYIKGENE is encoded by the coding sequence ATGACTTTGCAAAACAATATTTCTGTAGAACATCTAGGGAAAAAATACTCGAACTTCCATTTATCTGACATTAGTTTTACAGTTAAACCAGGACAAATTGTTGGTCTGATTGGAGAAAATGGTGCAGGGAAAACAACCCTGATTTCTCTGCTTCTAAATCAGATTCAACGCGATACCGGTGAAGTGAAATACGGTGAAGAGGACATTATGGATGCAAAAGCGGAGATCAAAAACCAAATTGGTATTGTTCAGGACGACATTTTTTTTTATGACAAGCTGAATGCACAGGATATAAGCCGCATTTTAAAACGAATATATACGAATTGGTCACTGAAAATTTATAATAGTTTCTTGAAAAAATTCAACTTGCCTATTGACAAACCAATTTGCAATTATTCAAAAGGTATGAAAACAAAGTTACTATTATCAACTGCGCTTTGCCATCAGGCAAAGTATTTAATCCTTGATGAGGTTACATCAGGACTTGATCCTGTTGTACGACATGAAGTGATGACAATGTTGAGAGAGTATGCTAACAGGGGAAATTCTGTATTTTTCTCTACTCATATAACAAGCGACTTGGAAGGATTTTCTGATAAAGTCATCTTTCTTCATCATGGAAAAATAATTTTTGATGAATTTACGGAAAATTTAAATACAAAACAGATGATTATTGAATGTTCTGAAGAAGAAATGCAATCCATTCCAGCACAATTTCTAGAGTCCACATTGAAAGTAGGTAACAAATATCATGCATTGATCACTTCTGATTTTCCGAAAGAGCAATATCATTTCCCAATAAAGATTGCCAGTCTGGATGATATTATGCTTATGTACATTAAAGGAGAAAACGAATGA
- a CDS encoding ABC-2 transporter permease yields the protein MNKVLALWCKDWIMTKKTMSAMSLMPIVLAVVCSIANKVYFIPILSMLLSVYLPGLVIQSISFDEQSKWKNYVRVLPVSVTDETLSKYIPLFLYCIISGGIIFTIGNFVSAIGFIPMSFAIITIDTLITACYGFIFGCVSIPATYRFGTANSRYFIMGFILIPVIVVIVLSSLKNIKITNIMSSIPANMVAIMIVGIFILAAFVSIKITIHVLKSHRI from the coding sequence ATGAATAAAGTATTAGCGCTATGGTGTAAAGATTGGATTATGACAAAAAAAACAATGAGCGCAATGTCACTTATGCCGATTGTATTAGCAGTTGTATGCTCCATAGCAAATAAAGTGTATTTTATACCCATCCTTTCAATGCTGTTGAGCGTTTATCTGCCAGGGCTGGTGATTCAGTCTATTTCATTTGATGAACAGTCCAAATGGAAAAATTATGTCCGTGTTTTGCCGGTTTCCGTAACTGATGAAACACTTAGTAAATATATTCCACTATTTCTGTATTGCATAATTTCCGGCGGCATAATTTTTACCATTGGAAATTTTGTTTCAGCGATTGGATTCATTCCTATGTCATTTGCTATAATTACAATTGATACATTAATTACTGCTTGTTACGGATTTATATTTGGCTGTGTTTCCATTCCAGCAACCTATCGGTTTGGTACTGCAAACAGTCGATATTTTATTATGGGATTTATTCTAATCCCGGTTATTGTCGTTATTGTTCTGAGTAGCCTGAAAAACATTAAAATTACGAATATTATGTCTTCTATTCCTGCAAACATGGTTGCTATAATGATTGTAGGTATTTTTATTCTTGCAGCTTTTGTTTCAATTAAAATAACAATTCACGTTTTGAAAAGTCATCGAATATAA
- a CDS encoding radical SAM protein: MSYIYFKPIPEIYICKLPQSTIYYLMCTNNPKTLPQKNPINEVAFDILTLCDGKHNFDSIVNIFTKKYNETPVNVENNIYQFINQLVNNYSFDLLKSSIPVNACPSIINEQNDYPTVATLEITNNCNLRCRHCYGSYGRELNQQLSLNQCKKIISDLATIKINILEITGGDPSVHPDISDIIRYALQQGIPKVMLLTNGVYMSNSLQRVLVENKNNIFVQIDLHSLDSSYFDWFTQSCGNLEKVKNNILTLTNEGVNIRVASIFTSKNINEIFQIAEWCHDSGVELYSPSIVTPLGRAETDSSSAAPLFLNENQVLIFNREIKKVNNYFPNMIIQPQNLNTNCGAIVSHVSINSAGLIKLCNMDTAKYFSIPLGNALKTSIKEIYDNNKKFLAVLRKTIAPYPESKFCKMCRYKIECGHCLLRSLKHFREIGTECKWYSNNKNGAKILPYIHFMEEN, from the coding sequence ATGTCATATATTTATTTTAAGCCTATACCTGAAATCTACATTTGTAAATTACCACAATCAACCATATACTATCTTATGTGCACAAATAACCCCAAAACACTGCCTCAAAAGAATCCAATTAATGAAGTAGCATTTGATATTTTGACACTTTGTGATGGAAAGCATAATTTTGATTCCATCGTCAATATATTTACAAAGAAATATAATGAAACCCCAGTAAATGTTGAAAATAATATTTATCAGTTTATAAATCAACTAGTAAATAATTATTCATTTGATTTACTTAAATCTTCTATCCCAGTAAATGCATGTCCGTCAATTATTAATGAACAAAATGACTATCCAACTGTTGCCACCTTAGAAATTACAAATAATTGCAACCTAAGATGTCGACATTGTTATGGCTCATATGGACGAGAATTGAATCAACAATTATCACTTAATCAATGTAAAAAAATTATAAGTGATTTGGCAACTATTAAAATTAATATATTAGAAATTACAGGTGGGGATCCTAGTGTGCATCCAGATATTTCTGACATAATTAGATATGCTCTACAACAGGGTATTCCAAAAGTTATGTTATTAACAAATGGTGTTTATATGTCAAATAGTTTACAGAGAGTACTAGTAGAAAACAAAAATAATATTTTTGTGCAAATTGATTTACATTCTTTAGATTCATCATATTTTGATTGGTTTACACAGTCTTGTGGAAATCTTGAAAAGGTTAAAAATAATATATTGACACTTACAAATGAAGGTGTAAATATCCGCGTAGCATCTATTTTTACTTCTAAAAACATAAATGAAATCTTTCAAATTGCAGAATGGTGTCACGATAGTGGGGTTGAACTATATTCGCCCTCCATCGTTACACCACTTGGTCGTGCAGAGACCGATTCTTCTTCTGCCGCTCCTCTTTTCCTAAATGAAAATCAGGTCCTTATTTTTAATAGGGAAATAAAAAAAGTAAATAACTATTTCCCGAATATGATAATTCAACCGCAAAATTTAAATACAAATTGTGGGGCTATAGTTTCTCATGTTTCAATTAATTCAGCAGGACTCATTAAATTGTGCAATATGGATACGGCAAAATATTTTAGTATTCCTTTAGGAAACGCTCTTAAAACTTCCATAAAAGAAATCTATGATAACAATAAAAAATTCCTTGCAGTTCTCCGCAAAACTATCGCACCATATCCTGAATCTAAGTTCTGTAAAATGTGCCGCTATAAAATCGAATGCGGACATTGTTTGTTGAGATCCTTAAAGCACTTTCGTGAAATTGGAACAGAATGTAAATGGTACTCTAATAATAAAAATGGAGCTAAAATATTACCATATATACATTTTATGGAGGAAAACTAA
- a CDS encoding carbohydrate ABC transporter permease: MHKKNVTLKIVYILIGIALGILFLFPILILVLNSFKNQKGIFLNVLGFPDAGTFTPKNYPQAFQSLNYVQSFANSLVITVVSTLLILLVSSMAAWVLVRYKTKASSVIFILFAAAMLVPFQCVMLPLMSMGSALHMINRVGLVIMYVGFGTSMSIIMFHGFIKNVPEELEEAATIDGCNSVQLFFIIVVPMLKTIMITVAILNVMWIWNDYLLPSLVINKPGWQTLPLKTYLFFGQFSKRWDLASAGLMLCIIPIVVFYLFCQKYIVKGVTDGAIK, translated from the coding sequence ATGCACAAAAAGAATGTCACGTTGAAAATTGTATATATCTTAATTGGAATTGCGCTGGGTATCTTGTTCCTGTTTCCAATTCTGATACTTGTACTGAACTCCTTTAAAAACCAGAAGGGTATTTTCCTCAATGTGCTGGGATTTCCGGATGCAGGAACTTTCACACCGAAAAATTATCCGCAGGCATTTCAATCCTTAAACTATGTTCAGTCCTTTGCCAATTCTCTGGTCATCACAGTGGTTTCTACGCTGCTGATTCTGCTGGTTTCCTCAATGGCAGCGTGGGTACTGGTGCGGTATAAAACAAAAGCCAGCTCTGTCATTTTCATTCTGTTTGCAGCGGCGATGTTGGTTCCGTTTCAGTGTGTAATGCTGCCGTTAATGAGCATGGGTTCAGCACTGCATATGATTAACCGTGTTGGCTTAGTCATTATGTATGTCGGCTTTGGCACCAGCATGTCCATTATTATGTTCCATGGCTTTATTAAGAATGTGCCGGAGGAGTTGGAGGAAGCCGCTACGATTGATGGCTGCAATTCTGTACAGCTTTTCTTCATTATTGTGGTGCCCATGCTGAAAACTATTATGATTACCGTTGCCATTTTGAATGTGATGTGGATTTGGAACGATTATCTGCTGCCGTCACTTGTGATTAACAAACCGGGCTGGCAGACCCTGCCGCTGAAAACCTATCTGTTCTTTGGGCAGTTCTCCAAGCGCTGGGATTTGGCTTCGGCAGGCTTAATGCTCTGCATTATTCCAATTGTGGTGTTTTATCTGTTCTGCCAGAAATATATAGTCAAGGGTGTTACAGACGGCGCGATTAAGTAA
- a CDS encoding carbohydrate ABC transporter permease gives MRKSKARFWLFLLPALVAFSLIVLIPMLMGFWYAFTDWNGISESAKFVGGRNFVTIFQDQTFLHAFGFTALFAVCAVILVNAVGFALALLVTQKFPGATALRGVFFMPNLIGGLLLGFTWQFIFTSIFSALGKATGWSFLNGWLSTPQTGFAGLLILTVWQLSGYMMIIYIAQLQQIQDSVKEAARIDGAGPGSMLAHITLPLMMPAFTIGLFMTISNSFKMFDQNLALTAGGPYRATEMLALNIYNSAFAENRLGVAQAKAIVFLVVVAAVGITQLLLTKRKEVEM, from the coding sequence ATGCGAAAAAGCAAAGCGAGGTTCTGGCTGTTTCTGCTGCCTGCGCTCGTTGCCTTTAGCCTGATTGTACTTATCCCAATGCTTATGGGATTTTGGTATGCGTTTACAGATTGGAACGGTATTTCAGAAAGCGCCAAATTTGTTGGTGGACGCAATTTTGTCACAATTTTTCAGGACCAGACCTTTCTGCACGCATTTGGCTTTACGGCGCTGTTTGCAGTGTGCGCAGTTATCCTGGTAAATGCTGTTGGCTTTGCTTTGGCGCTGCTGGTAACACAGAAGTTTCCGGGTGCAACGGCACTGCGCGGCGTATTCTTTATGCCAAACCTGATTGGCGGTTTGCTGCTGGGTTTTACTTGGCAGTTCATCTTCACCTCCATTTTTTCTGCTTTGGGAAAAGCAACCGGCTGGTCATTCTTAAACGGCTGGCTTTCTACGCCGCAGACTGGTTTTGCGGGGTTGCTGATTCTGACAGTCTGGCAGCTTTCCGGTTATATGATGATTATCTATATAGCGCAGCTGCAGCAGATTCAGGACTCTGTAAAGGAAGCGGCCCGCATTGATGGAGCAGGTCCGGGCAGTATGCTGGCACATATTACCCTGCCGCTGATGATGCCGGCTTTCACCATCGGCTTGTTCATGACGATTTCGAACTCCTTTAAGATGTTTGATCAGAACCTGGCGCTGACGGCGGGCGGCCCTTACCGCGCAACCGAAATGCTGGCACTCAATATTTACAACTCTGCATTTGCGGAAAACCGTTTGGGTGTGGCACAGGCCAAGGCAATCGTGTTCCTTGTTGTAGTGGCTGCAGTGGGCATTACACAGCTGCTGTTGACAAAGCGGAAGGAGGTTGAGATGTAA
- a CDS encoding MarR family winged helix-turn-helix transcriptional regulator, translating to MPTNLDESIGLQTNRMQKKLLRYLNRSLESYNITLEQWVVLSTLAEQENINQKTLSLKSGKDPASLLRILDILERKYLVKRGVDKLDRRAFLLQITAQGKSLVENVAPFIEEKFKEITADIPNDKVTIFKQVLKKMDDNLEFLLNH from the coding sequence ATGCCGACGAATTTGGATGAGTCCATTGGCTTACAGACCAACCGAATGCAAAAAAAATTGCTGAGGTATTTAAATCGCAGTCTGGAGTCTTATAATATCACGCTCGAACAATGGGTAGTGCTTTCCACACTGGCTGAGCAGGAAAACATTAATCAAAAAACACTTTCCTTGAAATCTGGTAAAGACCCAGCCTCTCTGCTGAGGATTCTTGATATCCTTGAACGTAAGTATTTAGTAAAACGGGGAGTGGACAAGCTTGACAGACGAGCTTTCCTGCTGCAAATTACTGCACAGGGCAAAAGTCTGGTAGAAAATGTAGCTCCTTTTATAGAAGAAAAGTTTAAAGAAATTACGGCGGACATACCAAATGATAAAGTTACTATTTTTAAGCAGGTGCTTAAAAAGATGGACGATAATTTGGAATTTCTTTTAAACCATTAA
- a CDS encoding ABC transporter substrate-binding protein produces the protein MKCKKILAVAMAGAMCAAALTGCSGSGESSAASTPTSKDAASASGTSAGAVPTDKNISLSMFQFKVEAKDAFQKVIDAYQQKHPNVKITMETVGGGSDYGAALKTKMQSDPPAIFNIGGPQDVKDWSSKLEDLSDQSWVSHLPADSLSDVKQGSKVLGMPFDLEGYGIVINKKMFEDAGVSYDSMLTYDGMKKGFDTLKDKIAKGEMKDKYPQLEAVMEYPAKETWVIGDHDINAALTQDFKSATDAFNAKEIPFKAADAYKKMIDFQAGYTSNANDKGKLNSIDYSTSLEGGLAIERVAAIEQGNWIAPSVTNVDANVLQKLDLLPFPIPGYSEGTWPVGVPEYWAVNKDVSADQKVVAKDFLNFMYQSDEGKQIIINDAKFAVAFDNYGDLKPSDPLNQRVMRAVQDKKTMPGWVYSGAPATWTQKVAGANVQKYLSGEETWDQVVKNCKDQWKSMRASS, from the coding sequence ATGAAATGCAAAAAGATCTTGGCAGTTGCAATGGCTGGCGCAATGTGTGCAGCTGCACTGACCGGCTGTTCGGGAAGCGGGGAGTCTTCCGCAGCCAGCACACCGACAAGCAAGGATGCTGCTTCTGCGTCCGGTACCTCTGCGGGTGCGGTTCCTACTGACAAAAATATCAGCCTCAGCATGTTTCAGTTTAAGGTAGAAGCAAAGGATGCGTTCCAGAAAGTGATTGACGCATATCAGCAGAAACATCCGAATGTGAAAATTACCATGGAAACAGTTGGCGGCGGTTCCGATTACGGTGCAGCACTGAAAACAAAAATGCAGTCTGACCCGCCGGCCATTTTCAATATCGGCGGTCCGCAGGATGTGAAGGACTGGAGCAGCAAGTTGGAAGACCTTTCTGACCAATCATGGGTTTCACACTTGCCGGCAGATTCGCTTTCAGATGTTAAGCAGGGAAGCAAGGTGCTGGGGATGCCTTTTGATCTGGAGGGCTACGGCATTGTGATTAATAAGAAAATGTTTGAAGATGCCGGTGTTTCCTATGATTCCATGCTTACATATGACGGCATGAAAAAAGGTTTTGATACACTGAAAGACAAGATTGCCAAGGGTGAGATGAAGGACAAATATCCGCAGTTGGAAGCAGTTATGGAATATCCGGCAAAGGAAACCTGGGTAATTGGCGATCACGACATCAACGCAGCATTGACACAGGATTTCAAATCCGCTACAGATGCATTCAACGCCAAGGAGATTCCTTTTAAAGCGGCGGATGCCTACAAAAAGATGATTGATTTTCAGGCCGGCTACACATCAAATGCAAATGACAAGGGTAAATTGAATTCCATTGATTACAGTACTTCTTTGGAAGGCGGCCTTGCGATTGAACGTGTTGCCGCGATTGAACAAGGCAACTGGATTGCGCCTTCCGTTACGAATGTAGATGCAAACGTGCTGCAGAAGCTGGACCTGCTGCCATTCCCGATTCCGGGTTATTCCGAAGGCACATGGCCGGTTGGTGTGCCGGAATACTGGGCGGTGAACAAGGATGTCAGTGCTGACCAAAAAGTAGTAGCAAAGGATTTCCTGAACTTTATGTATCAGTCTGATGAGGGCAAGCAGATTATCATCAATGACGCAAAATTTGCCGTTGCGTTCGACAACTACGGCGATTTGAAGCCAAGTGATCCGCTGAATCAGCGTGTTATGCGGGCTGTGCAGGATAAGAAAACCATGCCCGGCTGGGTTTACAGCGGCGCACCTGCCACTTGGACACAGAAAGTTGCCGGTGCCAATGTGCAGAAGTACCTGAGCGGTGAGGAAACCTGGGATCAGGTTGTAAAGAACTGCAAGGATCAGTGGAAGTCCATGCGTGCTTCTTCCTGA
- a CDS encoding DHA2 family efflux MFS transporter permease subunit, producing MSTTSTNAAGLDVNGKPIKVGLITAILTISGFFCMFNETVLNMALASIMKQFSVSAVTAQWLSTGYMLIMAVSIPISAFLIQTIKTKRLYEIAMLFFIFGTIIAGFAPSFAILFTGRLVQAVGTGMLIPNIVNTLIVINPVEKRGRALGIFNLVMFSAPAIGPVFSGIIVQSLGWRWLFLCILPFSIIVLIFGAIFLVNVTKLTKPRLDVLSIILSTIGFGGLIYGASNIGGGNAALTAVPLICGVVVLALFTVRQLKLKEPMLDVRAFRYPVFSVGMLLIMITQMVNFAIMLILPMFMEGAMGLSALVAGVMMLPGGLINGIFSPISGVLYDKYGPRVLVVPGFILSLVVFFLFSQVYDHSDCGCYFVTLPVTGCGGPAEYTFTDAQPEPASAGFVSARYCNQQYTPADWRRFWYFPYGCNYDSSAKQLYLCSWQP from the coding sequence ATGTCAACAACATCAACAAATGCGGCGGGTCTGGATGTGAATGGTAAACCCATCAAAGTTGGCCTGATTACAGCAATTCTCACAATCTCAGGCTTCTTTTGCATGTTCAATGAAACTGTATTGAACATGGCGCTTGCGAGTATCATGAAACAGTTTAGCGTTTCAGCGGTTACTGCACAGTGGTTAAGCACAGGCTATATGCTGATTATGGCTGTTTCAATTCCTATTTCAGCGTTTCTCATACAAACGATCAAAACAAAACGTTTGTATGAAATTGCAATGCTCTTTTTCATTTTCGGAACGATAATTGCGGGTTTTGCACCATCGTTTGCGATTCTGTTTACCGGCCGCCTTGTACAGGCTGTCGGAACCGGCATGCTGATCCCCAATATCGTCAACACTCTGATTGTTATTAATCCAGTGGAAAAGCGCGGCAGGGCACTCGGCATCTTTAACCTTGTCATGTTTTCTGCGCCTGCAATCGGGCCGGTATTTTCCGGTATCATCGTACAGTCACTTGGCTGGAGATGGCTGTTCTTATGCATCCTGCCCTTTAGCATCATCGTTTTAATATTTGGCGCAATATTCCTTGTCAATGTTACAAAACTGACCAAACCGCGGTTAGATGTTTTGTCAATCATTCTTTCCACAATTGGCTTTGGCGGTTTGATTTATGGAGCAAGCAATATTGGCGGTGGAAATGCTGCATTGACAGCAGTTCCGCTCATCTGCGGTGTCGTTGTTCTGGCATTGTTTACTGTGCGGCAGTTAAAGCTTAAAGAGCCAATGTTGGATGTACGGGCATTTCGTTATCCGGTGTTTTCCGTCGGTATGTTATTAATTATGATTACACAGATGGTGAACTTTGCAATTATGCTAATTCTGCCCATGTTCATGGAAGGAGCAATGGGCCTGAGTGCTCTGGTTGCAGGCGTCATGATGCTGCCAGGTGGATTGATCAACGGTATCTTTTCACCGATTTCCGGCGTCCTTTACGATAAATATGGACCACGGGTTTTGGTCGTTCCGGGCTTCATTCTGTCACTGGTTGTGTTCTTCCTGTTCTCACAGGTCTACGACCACAGTGATTGCGGTTGTTATTTTGTTACACTGCCTGTCACTGGTTGCGGTGGGCCTGCTGAATACACCTTTACAGACGCACAGCCTGAACCAGCTTCCGCCGGATTTGTATCCGCACGGTACTGCAATCAGCAATACACTCCAGCAGATTGGCGGCGCTTTTGGTACTTCCCTTATGGTTGCAATTATGACAGCAGTGCAAAACAATTATATTTGTGCAGCTGGCAACCATAG
- a CDS encoding integrase core domain-containing protein, whose product MSRVGCPYDNAPMERYFNTHKSNLIYLHSYETEKQLYRVIEEFAYGWYNHVRPHSFNHFRTPFETRYAA is encoded by the coding sequence ATGAGCAGAGTTGGCTGCCCTTATGACAATGCTCCGATGGAACGATATTTCAACACGCACAAAAGCAATCTGATTTATCTACATAGCTATGAAACCGAAAAGCAGCTTTACCGTGTTATCGAAGAATTCGCGTATGGTTGGTACAACCATGTTCGTCCACATTCTTTCAATCATTTCAGAACACCCTTTGAAACAAGATACGCTGCGTAA
- a CDS encoding LacI family DNA-binding transcriptional regulator: MITIKQLAEKIGVSSTTVSNVIHGNTQEVSPATIEKVQQVIKESHYVPNMNARNLARNQTRIIGVILCFEKGIGAQALADPFNGELVGSIAAAIEERQFYMMVHITNKEEEAIHLALSWNVDGLIICNMHKDAWGHIETITHKPVVFIDSYFDGKDHLFANIGLDDRSGGYQLTSYLIKHGHRQIAFSSDNLISVDFERFQGYREALHDHGITYQDSWYIPFSADDHEKAPAELLHRRNEFTAAFFASDYYAMLAMNYLQDNGLQIPQELSVVGFDDNILGKNARPALTTMHQDPSQKGAMAVSLLMDMLNGKPPAETNIHLPVHLVERKSVRTIAQDDQ; encoded by the coding sequence ATGATAACGATAAAACAGCTGGCCGAAAAAATTGGCGTTAGTTCCACGACTGTGTCTAACGTCATTCATGGAAACACACAAGAAGTGTCTCCTGCTACAATTGAAAAAGTGCAGCAGGTAATCAAAGAATCACACTACGTTCCAAACATGAATGCACGCAATCTGGCTCGAAACCAGACCCGCATCATTGGTGTAATTCTGTGCTTTGAAAAGGGCATCGGCGCACAGGCACTGGCAGACCCCTTTAACGGTGAGCTAGTCGGCTCCATTGCCGCTGCAATCGAGGAGCGCCAGTTCTATATGATGGTTCATATTACAAATAAAGAGGAAGAAGCCATTCATTTGGCGCTTTCCTGGAACGTAGACGGACTCATCATTTGTAATATGCACAAAGATGCATGGGGACATATCGAAACAATTACGCACAAACCCGTTGTTTTCATTGACTCCTATTTCGATGGAAAAGATCATCTGTTTGCAAATATTGGCTTGGATGACCGCAGTGGAGGCTATCAGTTAACTTCCTATCTGATTAAACACGGCCACCGCCAAATTGCCTTTTCATCCGACAACCTGATCAGTGTTGACTTCGAACGATTTCAAGGATACAGGGAAGCACTGCATGACCATGGAATCACCTATCAGGATTCGTGGTATATTCCTTTCTCTGCTGATGACCATGAAAAAGCACCGGCTGAACTGCTGCACCGCAGAAACGAATTTACTGCTGCTTTTTTTGCTTCGGATTACTACGCTATGCTGGCGATGAACTATTTACAGGATAACGGCCTGCAGATTCCGCAGGAACTTTCAGTTGTTGGTTTTGATGATAATATTTTAGGCAAAAATGCCCGTCCCGCGCTGACCACCATGCATCAGGATCCCTCCCAAAAAGGCGCCATGGCGGTTTCACTTTTAATGGATATGCTGAACGGTAAACCACCCGCCGAAACAAATATTCATCTGCCCGTCCACCTTGTAGAACGCAAAAGTGTGCGTACAATTGCGCAGGATGACCAATAA